ATTTCAATGCCAAAATACTCACTTTTGTGAACCAATACCTCTGTATTTCATTCATCATACCCCCTTATTCTCCTACCACGTGACAACTTAGCATAATGAGGAAATAAGTATTTGGGTAAACATGGTTTACCATTTGGCCCATACCATACTTTGTTAGTAGCAGAGCAGCCTGCTTTTTTTCTAAGCCAGCCTCTCTTCAGGGCTGGCTCTGGCCTGTAGGTCCAGCAAATCAGCTGTGGGTGTCAGTGGTGAGTCAACAATGGCAAGACATTGTATGGTGTTTTGAGTATTATCTAGCTGTGCCGCTGCCTTGGCTGCAGCATCAGCTCTGGCATTCCCCTGTGAAACAAAATCatcattgtttttgtgtgcttgGCATTTGCAGATAGCGACCTGTTTTGGAAGGAGGACAGCATCGAGAAGTGCAGCAACCATGGTGTGATGGGCTATAGGTTTGCCTGTGGAAGTTAAAAAATCCCTATTGGCCCAAAGACGGCCGAAATCATGTATCACTCCCCATGTATATCTACTGTCAGTATATATGTTGGCCGTTCTGTTAGCCGCAAGCTTGCAAGCTTCTGTCAGTGCCACTAATTCTGCCGCTTGTGCAGAATAATTTGAGGGGAGTGGCTGTGCAACAATTGTGTCATGTAGTGTTGTAATAGCAAAGCCCGTTTGATATTTTACCGGTTGTTGAGTTTCTCGAACCGTCCACAAACAGTTCCAGGTCAGCGTTCTGCAAAGGTGAGCCCTGCAATCCAGTTTTGATGAGAAATAGGCTACAGGTCTCTGTCGTCCCCCATGGTCTTGTGTCAGTATCGAAGCCATGTACCCACCCCGTTCGTCAACAGTCTGTGTGAATGGTTTGGTGCAATCTGGAAGGCCCAATGTCAGAAGAGATTGCAATGCCAATTTCAAATCCACAAAGGCTTTTACTGCCTCAGGTGTCCATGTGACTTTGCATAGTTTGGGATCCACTGTCTGCGTTCCTAAAAAAAACTCATaacttgtttctttgtttcaggcTGTGGAATGTTTTGGATTGCTTCAATCCGTTTGGGTGAGAGGGTTTTGCCCACTACTGTGATCACATGACCCAGAAAAGTGACGCTGATGACCTTGTGGCCGTTATCAGCTAGATGGTTCAGGAGAGCAAGTGTGTCTTGTACACAGGCTTCTTGTGTGGGAGAGCAAATCATGAGGTCATCCACATATTTCAAAAGAACACTACCAGCTGGTAAGTTGAGTGAATCTTGGTTGTCTTTTAAGGCTGCATTAAAAATGGTTGGAGATTCAGTGTAACCTTGACAGAGCTGCGAGAAAGTGTCCATTTTGGATTCAAATAGAAACATAAACCAAAATTGGCTATTTTTATCCACTGGGATActgaaaaaatgcatttgtgagGTCAACAACGGAGAACCATTTACTGTCGGATGGAACCTGAGAGAGGATTGTGTGTGGATTTGGTACATTCGGTGCCTGCGCGTGGACTGCTGCATTTATTGCTTGCAGATCCTCCACTCATCAGGTTGTCCAGCATCTCTGATTTTTTCTTTACAGGAAAGTTTGGTGTTCGCACAGGAGATTTTTCACATGGAACAATTACTCCGGCTTCAAGGAGGGATACAAACACTGGTTTGAAGCCCTCAACTGCGTTTTTTTCAAAGGATAttgattttttgattttctgtaCGAGGATTTTGGTGTGATTACAACCGGTTCGGCACCTTTAATCAGTCCTACATCATATTTGTGTTTCGCCCACAAACATGATGGTACCTGATTTAACTCAGGAATTTCAGAGACGTCTTTTATGAAAGTGTGATTGCCGAAGTTACTCATtttatcagagaagatgaataataagaattcccattacaTAACAGTCAATCCACACCTCCCTACCGCAAAAATATACATTCATCAACCACCCGAACCTGATCCTGTGCTACTAAACTCAAACAAGACTGAAGTTATCGTGTTTGAATGATAGAGTGACCCTGGATAGCATCACTCTGACCTCAAGCACCAGCGTTGGGAATCTGGTAATTAGCTTTGGATCAGGATACGTTCTTTAACTCCCACCTAAAACAGATTTCAAAGACTGCCGTGACCGGTGTCAGGAACATCCTTGTCTCCGAAAATGTAGTCCACGCCTCTGTTCTTATAGGCTGGATTGTTGCAATTCCTTATTATCAGGCAGACCCAACAAGTCTCTAAAAACTCTCCAATTTCAGCAGGGTATGGACACCATAGACATgctctatttctctctgtgctgtgctTCCAACAAAGCTAAAATAGATACCCTTTTCTGATCAGAACAAGGACAACCAACATGTAAGGCTGACATCTGGGCAAAGTAAGCTGTAAGATTGCACGTTATTAAAATGCTAAATACTTCTTTGTAggaatcattttttaaatcttttttttttccgtAATTGTGAAGCTTATCGGTTGATCCAACTCACTGTAGTGAGTTTTTCATTAAGCTagacttgcacacacacacacacacacacacacacacacacacacacacacacacacacacacacacagtcatttagtcAGTTATCTCTACAACATAAGAGACATTGCATCAGATTTTGGGTGCAGACTTTATGGTGCTGTTATAAAATACTTGGTataatggtgtaacttcatcactcagtcactcagtcagccAGTGATGGACAGATATAGTTAATGTTCTGGCCCTGCTTTTGCAGCTCAGCCAAAAAGGTGACAGAAATATTTGCAGCATGAACCTGTCCAGGAAGTTTAGCTGGAAGAGGGCAATAACCTCTCGTACAAAGTGTTTAAATGTCAACCTGCGACAACATTTACATCCattttctgcacatgctcacatTTAAAGACCATTTCAATACTATATTGTTACTTTAAAGCACCTATGTAACTTTTGTTGAACAGTGTGTTGTTTATGGAATAATCTCAAATGCACAAACATAGTGTAAGATAACAAAAGTAGAAAATAGTCAGTAATGTCTGTTTTACAGCAACATCTATCTAACATGTGCCATGTAGCTTAATTTAGACACCGTAAGCTACTGGTCATATAAGACCAAGGCTGTAGCATCAAAACTACTGAGTGTACTGAACTGAAGGTTGTGTTTAAAACAGTTCATttgtaagaagaagaaggaggatgTGTTATATCTTCTTTTAAAAGTTCGTACACATTTTCATCAACAgagtatatatattatatgttacaaatgttattttcaaaCTAAGAGATCAATGTTTGTTCTCAATTCAATGTGATAGTAATGTCACTGTGACACTGGTTGAAGTAATCTTACTCCTCTGGTTCAGCAAACTACTAGAGAACCCTTTGCCTTAATCCTATTGTCTTAGATATAGTGTGGATCATGAGGTGCCTGGACAAGCTAAACTTGAAGGCTGTTCTTATATGTTTGAAGTCATTGACCATGAGGTCTCTGTGAGGTCATCtctcatgttttttgtgttcttgAGTGAATTGCCATGGTAGCTTATTTCAGTTTTCTATCTATATTCAAGGCCTTTGACACTGTTGAGCatacatttctttattgttGATTTAAGAGGTTTGGCTTTGgagatttattttgtattgcaATCAATGTGAAATATGACAGCTGGCAGGAATGCCTCTATCTTTGTATAATCTATTTCTGCTTGCCCAACTTTTATGTGAATATACTAATCAAGTGATGTTGTTGTAGTTCCAGCACTGCTGCTAGAACTACTGTTAATGGCAACTTGCAGATGTCAcaatcttgttttttaaaaagccactaAATTCTAAGTAGTTAAGAATTGTTCACCAAAGTGCCTGGTTTTCACTTAAATCCTATTAATCCCTACACTAATTAAGACCTTAAGAAGTCCCACTGCCATTCAAATCCTTTGTCAAAGACTTGGAGGACTGAACACTTTATAAACAACCAACCGCACCAGATTACATTACAGATCTACATATAcacttgtgtgtttttggttaAAGGCTAAAGAATTGGACATCTAAAGAGTGCATCACTGGTGTGAATGCTTCCATCACATTTGTTAAGTAATGATGCAGAAACAGCTACAGGGGATTCTTCAGGTGACATGTTTGCTCCTGCGAGGTCAGCGGCCTTTTCAGCAGCATAAACCGACAGGACACTTACCctcaaacaaaacactgaccCTGAGTTCCAACCGAGCCCAATTCTGCTCAATAAGAGCACGTGGATCTCTGCCAAGGTACACAGTAGGTACTACCTATACCCAAGTGACCAGCGGCACAACTGCAGCTACCACGGGGGACAAAACAACGAATGATTGTCAGGATAGTGGACTCAAGCGTAGGAGAGCTGCTGTTGTAATTTAACttcactcattttttttaatactcatGATCGGTTTTACACAACGATAAGAAGCACAGCTGTAGGTGAGTTTTTCTgctcttcacacacactcatcatcaacattttttttattttccctccaAGGATGACTGCTAAAAAATCTACACACTCCTTAGGGAGAAATTTTGACATGACCATCACACTCTTAGTCTTCTGGTTTTGGACATCTAAAGTATACctctctttttgctttttcccAGATGAGTCAACATGCCGACCGGATCAGTGAGATTGCAGAGTATCAAAAAATTGGGACAGGAAAACCACAGCTATGAGGTTTCAGATGACGGTAATGCACTATTACCTTTCATTTTCTACCTAGCGTAGAGGGTTTCTTCAAGaaataatgacataaaaaacacatgatgCACCCTTCTATCTTATTCTAAGgcattattctattctattttgcAGAACCAGCTGGCACCTATATGTAAGTATAGTACTTTATTGTGTTTCATCATTTTAGAGATTGAGGGATTTCTTTGATCACAGGTTGAGGATTGTAAGGACTGTATAGAGAGTCTGaaagaaagtattttttaatatctatCCATGGCTTGACAAATTTAGCGCAAAGTGCAGCCATCAGTGAGCAAGAAtttattgattgactgatttttACATTGTATGCCTACAAGCTACAGTGAGTGACAATCAGCCCCGTCACATGGAGGTTGAGTTACTAGAAAGGCAGATCTATTATCTCTGTGGAGGGTCAATGAccgtgtgtgcttgtgtgtgcttgtgtgtgctcGTGTGTATGTTGGCAGGCTAACGTACTATAGCGTTTTGTTTATCTTGCCTCACGTGAGactgtttctgcactttaaagacggcatctcaatttcgttgtgctttgtacaatgacaataaagacttacatttctatttctagagatagatagatagatagatagatagatagatagatagatagatagatagatagatagatagatagatagatagatagatagatagatagatagatagatagatagatagatagatagatagatagatagatagatagatagatactttatagATCCCCTAGGGGAAATTTAGGTCTGTGCATAAGGGCTAACATATCCAGTAAACAGTTAGGTAAAACAGTGAGGTACAGAACATTCTATTCTATCTAAGTTCTGTTGTTGGTCAATGTTTGACCTGATGCTTGTCACTGAGTGTCGTTcgagactgaagactctgatgagggttttattttgtcttatttattgaagtgtgagtgtgtgtggttatcCATTAACAAATAAAGGACAAAGCAGTATGAAAACAAGCTTAGTGATTATTTATAACTGGCAATTTCTACAAATtatattaacaaatataaaGAAACCAACCAACATCCTGAATTCATTCACGTGTTGAATaagtagaatttttttttttttatcttttaaatgaaatttaCTCCATGTTCCTCAATGAAATATCCAGAATCGATAAATATGCTAATTTAACGTCTGAATACAACATGTCTCCTAATTCAATGTAAGGTCCATTCTCAGTATAAGGGAgttttcaagtttccacatcacacttgtgtaagttgcatagtAGACCAGGACTGGCTCCAAAATTGCTGTGATGGGAGAACATATCCCCTACATCTAATCTCAGCTATAGCCAATACTGATCATAAAGATAATGAAACGGCACACTAGACTTACAtaaaaagtactgcagtgtttttatgtgtatcaTATTCTTTGATGATCTTTGAATATGCTTGTTGTGATTGAAGTTGGATATGTCACATTATCTCTTTATAGTACCATAGATGTGTCAGCCCTATTCTACAAGATCCATCTGGTTTGCTTTAATTAGAggtgctcagtgtgtgtgtgtgttgtgttttcttccaTGCAGGACCATGACAACTCCcaaggagaaggagaagtgAGTATGAGATAGCAGTAAAGGCTCtggaaacttttctttttaacattcaCCTCATATAGAAACTAATTGGTCCTCTCTTCCAAACAGAGCTCAGGGAAACACAGAGAAGCCAGCGATAAGGGTTGGCTTCTTTCAGCTGGTAAAATACTTCTTCAGTTTTTCAGAATTTAAAAGTTTGTAGTCTATCTTCACATCTGCTTGAGAGATTTACCTGTTTGGtgcaactgtgtgttttttttgtacttacATGCTCGTCCAGTTCCGTTTTGCCACATGCAACGAGAGGCTGATGATGGTCGTGGGCAGTGTGTGCGCGGTGCTTCACGGTTCAGCGCAGCCTCTCATGCTTCTGGTGTTCGGCCTGCTCACTGACACCTTCATCGAGTACGACATCGAGCTCAATGAGCTGAGCGACGACAGGAAGGAGTGCGTGAACAACACCATCCAGTGGAAGAGGAACTACACAAATCACAGCCCGGGAACGCCACTGAACTTTAGCAACTTTGACAATGCAACGTGGGAGATGTTCGTACCAATCAGCAACAGGTCGTGTGGGTAAGTGAGTTGTGAGAAATGCATGATTTTTGAACATCAAATGTAGTTTAGAATGCAATATTAAAAGTTTAACTATGTGGTTTTGTTGTCATCATATAtgattaatttattgtatttgtgcTGACTTTCAGGGTTCTCGACATTGAATATGAAATGACCTTGTTTGCCTTCTATTACGTTGGAATTGGAGCAGCTGTATTCATTTTGGGATACTTTCAGGTTTGTCTTAaaatttcatcattttcatgtCTGAAGATATAAAACAATGAGACCATGATAATAAATGATatgcaagaaagaaaagacaaatcaGAACAGCGGAGGCTAAGATATCCTAACATCCCATGATGTTACTTAATAGAGGCTCTTCATTAGACCCTCCGTGCCTGGGGAAatggtaaaatggtaaatggactacatttatgaagtgcctttctagtcttctaaccactcaaagcgctttataATACATGCCActttcacccattcacacacacacattcatacattttcttctttattttatgacattttattaacGGGTAACCTGTTCCTTTCTCTCTTGTTCACCATGAACTCCTATTAGTAATAATATAAGTGTCCACAGTCCATTAGTATTAAAGGGTTTTTCATATTCTCCACTACAATAGCATAGGCTTCTCACATAGCTTCTCTCCACTTCTCTGCATACCCAGAATGTGACTAGTTCCTGACATGTCCCCTTCTTGGAAACATTTGCTCGACTGGTAAGGTGGGCTCATGACCAAAGAGAACGAAAAATGGATAAAACCCTGTTGATTCATGCACAGATGAATTGTAGGCACAgatcactttatttattttctctttccacTTCGACTTCTGAGTCTCCTCAAGCGTGTACAATATACCCAGCAGAGTTGTGTTGAAGCGTTCTGCAGGATTGGATTGGGGATGGTTTGGGGATGTGGGGGAATAGCGAATACCACGGTACCCTGGGAGCTTATGAAAGAGATTATTTTCAAACTCTTTTCCCTGGTTGTGGTTTATCTTGGATGGGAAACCAAAGCACATGATGAAGTCATCAGAGAGTTTTCTGGATGCAGCCTCCCTAGACTCGTACTTAGTTGCATATGCATGTGCATACTTGGTGAAATGGTTCACAACCATGAGTTTGTATTCTTCACCTCCCTTACTTTTTTCGGAGTGTAGATAGTCAATCGAAATAATCTCAAATGATGCAGAAGTCTTAATGCTCTGGATCAGCGGCCTGGTTATTCTGGATACAGTCATATATTAGGTTATGACCTAATTCAGTTGTTTCCATGACCTGAGCAGCACTTGTCATGTCAAGGACACTGACCTTCATGTGTCAAATCAGTGGAGTGCCCCTTTCacatataattgtttttttctacccTTCAAAAGGAAGTCAGAGGTCAGGGTTCTACTCCTCTGCATGCTCTCACGTCTAACATTTGATGAATCTAAATAGAAACTCTCTCTTAACCACTGATAGATCTCTCTATGGGTGACGGCTGCTGCCAAGCAGATTCAGCTCATCaggaaaatgtatttcagtAAAGTGATGAGGATGGAGATCGGCTGGTTCGACTGCACCTCCGTGGGGGAGCTCAACACTCGCATGTCAGAGTGAGTGAGACGAAGATGATTTGGTTTCTGTCTTACATTGAAGtattggtgtgtttgtgttatattAACTGTATCTGTGTTGCAGTGATATCAACAAGATCAACGATGCTATCGCGGATCAAGTTGCCATTTTTTTGCAGCGCTTCACCACCTTTGTGTGTGGCTTCTGCGTTGGCTTTGTGAAAGGATGGAAGTTAACACTTGTCATCGTTGCAGCAAGTCCACTGATTGGTGTTGGAGCTGGGCTTATGGCTCTGGTGAGACTTCACTTCTCTTGGCTTGACCTGACATTTCATGGCTTGACAATTCTTGACTTGACATGTATTGTCTTGATTTTTCTTAACTTGACATGTTGACTTCTCATAACTCAACCTCTCTTGAGCTGATTTCTCTTGACTTTCCATCACCTTTGCCTCACTCTGTCTTTACTCTGGGTCTAGTTTGTTGCTAAGATGACCAGTTTGGAGCTTCAGGCCTATGCCAAAGCTGGAGCTATAGCCGATGAGGTCCTCTCCTCTATCAGGACTGTAGCTGCTTTTGGTGGGGAGTTGAAAGAAGTGCAAAGGTAAAGTATGCAAGATGAAAATTGAACCCAATTTCTACTTTTTCCCATATACACATTGCTGAAGCTCCTCTTCTCTTCAGGTATGACAAGAACTTGATCTCAGCGCAGCGCTGGGGCATCAGGAAAGGTCTGATCATGGGTTTTTTCACTGGATACATGTGGCTGATCATCTTCCTGTGCTATGGTCTGGCCTTCTGGTACGGTTCCAGTCTTGTGGTTGATGCTGGGGAGTACACACCAGGAACATTACTGCAGGTATCACACTCACTGTATTgacaaaaaaaggcaataatGTGCTCTTTTGGTTCATTACTTCCTCTATTGACTGTTGGGCACTGGAGTAGGTGGGGGAATTAaacctttcctaccttcttgtTTAGTTTAAATGTCCAGTTTAATTTTGTGATGGGAGGTTTTAAACGTTTCTTTATCTTACAAACACCCTTCTAATTCcctgtcttgtttttatcacatacactgacaaaacaagaaattgcTGCTTTGACGAAGCCAGAGGGAAAAATGATCACATAGAAATATAGTATAGACTTTCATCATTATCCTGTGCAATTCCCCAATGGCTACGCTgacaaacaaaatgattttgCCTTGTAACAGGACAAGAAACTTTTGGCACGTTATACATTGTTGCTGTATTTTGCCATTCCAGGTATTTTTTGGTGTTCTGATAGCGGCCATGAATTTGGGGCAGGCCTCTCCATGTCTTGAGGCGTTTGCTGCAGGCCGTGGAGCTGCTACCATCATCTTTGAGACTATTGACAGAGTGAGAATGCTTGATTTCGATCCATAAAAATTCTGTATTTTCACAGCAGCTCTTTCCCCTTATTGacaaatctcattttaaaaaccgacaggaGCCGGAGATTGACTGTTTATCCGAGGCTGGTTATAAGCTTGACAGGGTCAAAGGAGATATTGAGTTTCACAATGTGACTTTCCACTACCCCTCCAGGCCTGAAGTCAAGGTACGTGAGTATTTCTGCATTCTTAACTGAGACTAGGAATTACATTTCTGATAACAGTTAGCTCACAACAAGAAGCATGATCTCTTCTATCAGTGTCACTTTGTCATGGTGTCTTGTTGTCTTATACTCAGATCTTGGACCAGCTCAGTGTTTCGGTGAAGTCAGGGGAGACCACGGCGTTTGTAGGGCCGAGTGGAGCTGGAAAGAGTACTGCTATTCAACTCATACAGCGCTTCTACGACCCTAAAGAAGGAATGGTGGGTGTTAGACGCATGTTTTTAAGTTCCAAAACCGGAATGTTAGTGTCATTCAATATACTGTGTAATATACCATGATGCTTCTATCAGTGGTCCCTTTTTTCAACTCCTGAGATTAAAGATTCCCTCGAGACACTGTAGCTtccacctttttccttttaagCTTCATTCTAGTCATTTCAAAAATAACTACCCCCTGAGGGTGATAGAAGTACGTGATAATCTGTTTCATTATTCAGCCAATGGGTTCTAACAgcctcatttttcatttttatggaATTACAGGCCTCTACACACCTTACTTTTTAATTCCATTCTGCTTTCTAGAGAAGGAAATAGCCTCTAATAGCTCCACTATGAAGGTTAGACTAAGACTAACACCCTTATCATTTGAACCTAGcattgttgcaaaaaaaaaaaaaacacatagcaGCTAAGCTCTTTATACCATCATCAATCAATTGTAGCAAAATCAGCTGCTCTCTGCATTCTCCATCTCAGGTGACCCTGGACGGTCATGACATCAGAGGGCTGAACATCCAATGGCTGCGCTCGCTGATTGGCATTGTGGAGCAGGAGCCTGTGCTGTTTGCCACCACCATTGCTGAGAACATACGCTACGGTCGACCCCGCGTCACCATGGACGACATCATCAGTGCCGCCAAGGAGGCCAATGCATACAACTTCATCATGGATCTGCCACAGGTGGAGACACTGAGGATCTAGTTTTTATTCTAGTGCTGATGTGCAAAAAGTACAAGCACAGATTAATATAACATCACCTCTGCTTTAAATCTAACAGAAATTTGACACCTTGGTGGGAGAGGGTGGAGGTCAGATGAGCGGCGGTCAGAAGCAACGTATTGCCATCGCCAGGGCGCTGGTCAGGAACCCTCGTATCCTGCTGCTGGACATGGCGACCTCTGCCCTCGACAACGAGAGCGAGGCTACAGTTCAAGAGGCTTTAGATAAAGTATGTCTGACTGCTCTATACACTGGATTAGCTCCTGTTTTCACCTCAGGTTTTTAACCATTTATGGTTTAAATATGTAGCCTGGTGGCAagacaatgaaaaatgaaggtccccatatgttttcatatttctaGTTTCTATTTGTAGTTTAACATAAGCATTAGATGGAGCcttaaatatacatacacaacataTTGGCAATATGcaatcagtgacatcatcaatgAGTTAAAGGCACACCTGAGGCCATCACATAGCATTTTCTGAATTAAGAAAAACAGCtgagtacatactgtacatcatcaACATCTAACATCTATATACTATACACAACAAAAGACAACCTGAAATATATAGCTCTTCGATGCCCCAATAACCTAGGCTTATGGAAGAGGGAAAGAGCCTCATCAAAATTTAATGATACAGCCAACAAACAGTGCAACATATTGAGAAAGGTCTCAATCCAtaatcctttttatttatttaaaatcagaGGCAAACATTTCCAGTAGAAATGATGCACTGATATAATTTTGATTCGGTCGTAGGTACGCCAGGGTCGCACCACCATCTCCATCGCTCACCGGCTGTCCACTATAAAGAACGCTGATGTGATTGTGGGCTATGATCATGGCCGGGCTGTGGAGAAGGGCAAACACAATGAGCTGCTGGAGCGGAAGGGGGTCTACTTCACTCTGGTCACCCTGCAGAGCCAAGGAGACAAGGCCCTCAATGAGAAGGCTCAAAAAAGTAGGTCCAAACACGGCAGATAATGAGTATAAAAGCTTTAGCTCTGGATTCTACTAAATCTTTGCTATAAGGATCCACTCATTATGATCTCCACCCTGTCTTGCATCCCTTTAAATTAGTGGCTGACAATAACGAAGAGCCAGAGAAGCTCAGCCTATCCAGAGCCGGCAGCTACCGTGCCAGTTTGAggtattacacaaacacatttccaatCACCTCTTACCCT
The Scomber scombrus chromosome 24, fScoSco1.1, whole genome shotgun sequence genome window above contains:
- the LOC134006654 gene encoding bile salt export pump-like codes for the protein MPTGSVRLQSIKKLGQENHSYEVSDDEPAGTYMTMTTPKEKEKAQGNTEKPAIRVGFFQLFRFATCNERLMMVVGSVCAVLHGSAQPLMLLVFGLLTDTFIEYDIELNELSDDRKECVNNTIQWKRNYTNHSPGTPLNFSNFDNATWEMFVPISNRSCGVLDIEYEMTLFAFYYVGIGAAVFILGYFQISLWVTAAAKQIQLIRKMYFSKVMRMEIGWFDCTSVGELNTRMSDDINKINDAIADQVAIFLQRFTTFVCGFCVGFVKGWKLTLVIVAASPLIGVGAGLMALFVAKMTSLELQAYAKAGAIADEVLSSIRTVAAFGGELKEVQRYDKNLISAQRWGIRKGLIMGFFTGYMWLIIFLCYGLAFWYGSSLVVDAGEYTPGTLLQVFFGVLIAAMNLGQASPCLEAFAAGRGAATIIFETIDREPEIDCLSEAGYKLDRVKGDIEFHNVTFHYPSRPEVKILDQLSVSVKSGETTAFVGPSGAGKSTAIQLIQRFYDPKEGMVTLDGHDIRGLNIQWLRSLIGIVEQEPVLFATTIAENIRYGRPRVTMDDIISAAKEANAYNFIMDLPQKFDTLVGEGGGQMSGGQKQRIAIARALVRNPRILLLDMATSALDNESEATVQEALDKVRQGRTTISIAHRLSTIKNADVIVGYDHGRAVEKGKHNELLERKGVYFTLVTLQSQGDKALNEKAQKMADNNEEPEKLSLSRAGSYRASLRASIRQRSRSQLSNLIPESAVPIAGDLSPRAYADKSKDDIPEEEEQELVEPAPVARILKYNIPEWPYMLFGSIGAAINGGVNPVYSLLFSQILATFSLTDSDAQRREIDGICLFFVMVGVVSFFTQMLQGYAFSKSGELLTRRLRRLGFHAMLGQEIGWFDDHRNSPGALTTRLATDASQVQGATGSQIGMIVNSMTNIGVAILMSFYFSWKLTLLILCFLPFIALSGGFQAKMLTGFAKQDKQAMEAAGQISGEALNNIRTIAGLGKERSFVDMYYAQLDAPYEAALKKANVYGACYGFAQCVVFLTNSASYRFGGYLVRQEGLHFSLVFRVISAIVTSGTALGRASSYTPDYAKAKISAARFFQLLDRVPSISVYSDKGDKWDNFQGNIEFIDCKFTYPTRPDIQVLNGLNVSVKPGQTLAFVGSSGCGKSTSVQLLERFYDPDHGRVLIDGHDSTRVSVPFLRSKIGIVSQEPILFDCSIGENIKYGDNLREISMNEIISAAKKAQLHDFVMSLPEKYDTNVGAQGSQLSRGQKQRIAIARAIIRDPKILLLDEATSALDTESEKTVQDALDKAREGRTCIVIAHRLSTIQNSDIIAVMSRGYVIEKGAHDQLMSLKGAYYKLVTTGAPIS